CAAAATCCAAATCTTCCAAAGAGGTTTTTAAGGCGTAACTTAACCCTCCTAATTTTCCTATGGCTATTTTCACCCTATAAACCTCGAATTTTTAATAGACATAATATTATACTTTAAAATTTCTTGCTATAAGACAGTAAAATTAATTCTATACATTCAAACCCTAATTCCTGTAAGTGAATGCTCATTTCAGGAAATCTAAGACTTTTTTACAAGGATACCAATTATAGGTCTCTATAATTATTAAGATTATATTTTTTAAAGCATCTTTTGCCCCGTTTAGTATAGAAACTTCAAAGCCATTTAAAACAGAAATACATTACCCCGTTGCTCCTCATAAACAAGTAGCCATGCAAGGTATTATTAAAGGAGAATATCCAATTTCAGAGGAAATTCACAATACTACTCTTAGTTTACCTATTTCCTACAGTCATATAGATGATGATATTTATAAAATTATTGCAGTATTAAATAAATTTTAAAGTATTATCAGGTATTCTTACTTGGCAAAAATTTTGTGTTCAGCCGCATTTATCATTTCTGTAAGTATTTTTTTGATGTCATATTCATACTCCCAAGCAGGATAATGCTTTTTAAACTTGTTTACATTATTGATATACCAGATGTGATCCCCAACTCTTGCCTGTTCAGATATTTTATGTTTAAGTTTATAGCCAGCAATATCTTCTATAAAATTTATTGCTTCTAATATTGATATGTTTGAATATCTTGATCCACCAATATTATAAACTTCTCCACTTTTTGGATTTTGAAAATAATGCCAAAAAGCATTAATTAGGTCTTTGCTATGTATATTATCCCTTACCTGTTTTCCTTTATATCCAAAAACGGTATACTCTTTATTTTTAACTGCATTTAAGATTAAATACGCTAAAAAACCATGTAATTCTGCACCACTATGGCTTGGACCTGTTAAACATCCTCCTCTAAAAGCAACTGTTTTCATCCCAAAATATTTTCCATATTCTTGAACAAGTACATCAGCTGCTACTTTACTTACTCCAAATAAGCTGTGTTTTGAATTATCAATATTCATAGATTCATCAATCCCATCTTTTGCAAAAGGATGATGAGGATCTACTTCCCAGCGTGTTTCCAGTTCTATTAAAGGTAAATGATTAGGAGTATCTCCATAAACTTTATTTGTACTGGTAAAAATAAACACTGCATCAGGACAGTACTTTCTTGTAAGCTCAAGTAAATTTAGTGTGCCATTAGCATTAACAGTAAAATCGGTTATAGGCTCTCTAGCTGCCCAATCGTGAGATGGTTGTGCTGCTGTATGTATTATTCCAGCTATATCTTTATTATAAGCTTGGTAGATTTTTTCTAATTCTGTGTAATCCCTGATGTCAATATTAAAATGTTTATAATTGTCCAATTCTTGTTGAAGTTTTTCATTATTCCAAAAAGTACTGGCTTCTTTGCCAAAAAAGTAAGCACGCATATCATTGTCTATACCAATTATTTTATAATCTTTTGAATGAAAAAACTTTACTGACTCACTGCCAATCAATCCAGCTGAACCTGTGACCAGGATTATGCTCATACTTTTACCTCTTTAAAATCTACAGATTTTTCAATATTTTGAATAGAATTTCTTATATAATAAATGATATAGCACAAAATTTTAAGTATATATTTATATTTGATATACATTATTCAGTTCATGATTTTTATTATTGTTAAAGTATATAATAATAATAAACCTTGTATTTATTCCAATATATAAGGTAATTAAATGATCAAAATAAAGTTTTCAACTCAATTTTCAGACTTGCATTTAATCCGCCAAACCCCAAATTCATCAGGAATATGGGGAGATTGTCAATTCTTCATAGACCAGGATGTTGAAGAATGTGATTTCTGGGTAGTTTATGATGAGCCTTCAAGAACTGAAAAGACAAAATGTTCACCTGAAAATATAATTCTAATAACAGCAGAACCCCCGAGTGTAAAAAGTTATAACAAAAATTTTATTAAGCAATTTGGTTTAATTATCACTTGCAATCGTAATATTAAACATCCTAATATTATCTATACTCAGCAAGGATTACCCTGGAATGTAGGTTTACGCAGAAATGAAAAATGGTCCACTGTAGAAACAAAGACTTATGATGATTTTAAGACAACGAAATATATTGAAAAAAATAAGTTAATGTCAACTGTAGTTTCTAATAAGAGTTTTACCGAAGGACATAGAAAGAGATTAACCTTTTTAAAGGCGGTATATGATTATTTTGGTTCTCAAGTAGATATTTTAGGAATAGAAACAACTCCTGTTTTTGGAATAGAAAATAAAGTAAATGATAAATGGGATGCTGTCTCAAAATATAAATATCATTTAGCTATAGAAAATAGTTCATATCCAGATTACTGGACTGAAAAACTAGCAGATGCTTATTTGGATGGTGCTTATCCGTTTTATTATGGTTGTCCTAATATATCTGATTATTTTCCTGAAGGATCTTATACCTATATTGATATAACTAAGCCAGAAGAAGCGATCAGGATTATAGAGGAAACTATCAAAAATAATCAGTATGAAAAATCTATAGATAAAATCAAAGAGGCAAGAGATTTGGTATTAGATAAATATAATTTATTTGCGCTAATTTCAGAAGTTTGTAATAGTAGAATAAGTTCAAAAGCAAAATCAAATATTATAATAAAACCTCAATCAATAATGGCTAATGATAGAAAGTTCTTTAAAAAAATAGTTTCAGGCATAAGTTGCTTGGTATCAGAAAGAAGAAAAGAAATATATCCTAATCAGTATATAAAAGGTGGTTAGTCTAGACAAAAATAGTGAAAATTAAGAGAGGTTATGAAAAGTCTTAAAAAGATAATACGATCTATAGAAAGTGAAAGTGAAGAGAAGAATCTAAAGAAAATATTGGCTAATTTCGATAGAAATATAGCTATTTTAGATGTTGGATGTGGGTTTGGATACAAAATAAAGCTTTTAAAGAAGTTTGGATTTAAAAATATACTTGGAATTGAGAAAAATCAATTTCTTGTAAAGAAATGCCAAGATAATCGTTTAAATGTTATTGGTGTAGAAGATTTTAGAGAAAATTACCAAAATAAAAAATTTGATTTAATTGTTATGTCTCATATAATTGAGCATTTTCAATACGAGGATTTAAAAGAGTTTTTAGAGTTTTATTTGGATTTTTTAGAAGATAATGGACATTTATTAATTTTATCTCCTCTTTATCAAGAAAACTTCTATGATGATTTTGATCACGTAAAACCATATCATCCCTTAGGTATTGAGATGGTTTTCGGAAATAAAAATAGTCAAGTTCAGTTTTATTCAAAATATACTTTAAAATTGGTGGATCTTTACTATAGAAGAGAGCCTTTTCGTTTAAAATTCTATAGAGCACTTGTTATAGAAACAGGAAATAAACTACCTGAGTTTATTAATATTATATTAGCTTTTTTATTTAGGTTTTCCTTTGGAACAATAGGAAGGCCGACAGGATGGTTGGGTTTATTTAAAAAATGTTAATATAAAAAATGTTTGTGTAAAAAATAATTCTGAGCAATTGAGGAATAATAAAATGCTACATAGTAAAAATAAATCCGGACCTGTTGTGCTCATCTCTAAGGATATACAATATACTTTTCCTTTTGGCTATGCTTATATTGCTGGATATTTAAAGCAGCAGGGAGAGGATGTAAAAGTCTTGTTTAGACCTGAGAATCCTGCGTTGTATAAGAGATTTGTCCAAGAAATAATAGATTTAAAACCTTTAGTAGTTGGTTTTGGTACAATATATCCCGATTTATATGAAGTTGAAAGACTCATAAAAATTCTTGATAAAGAAGGAAGGGATTTTCCTGTTGTAATTGGTGGACAAATGGTGACTCCCACGCCAGAGTTTGCCGTTGAGGTTACTGGAGTGGATTATGGCATTATTGGAGAAGGTGAGATTATTTTTCATGAATTAGTTACTGCTTTAAGAAATAATGAATCACCTTTATCAGTAAAAGGATTAGTAGTTCGAGATGGGCAAGAAATAACAACAACAGGAACAGGTAATTATATTCATAATTTATCTGAAATTCCTCCTATTCCTTATGAATTATTTCCTTCTGAAAAATGGTTAAATGTAGGCAGATTTTATACAGATTTATCTCAACCTCATTGGCATTATAATGATCGTGTAATCCCTATTCATGGAGGTCGTGGTTGTCCTTTTACCTGTAACTTTTGCTATCATCACAGCAAGCCCAGATATAGATCTATTGAAAATATGATAACTGAAGCTGATATGCTTATTAAAAAGTTTAATGGTAATATGCTTTATTTTGGTGATGATTTAGTATTGTCATCTCCAAAAAGGGCTCAGGACTTAATACAGGCAATTGCAAAATTAAATTATAAAATTGATTATAGTGTTTCTTGTAGGTTTGATATCTTAAATAGAATTGATGATGAAACATTAAAAGAGATGAAAAGAACCGGTTGTCGTATAATGGGATTAGGTATTGAGTCAGGATCTCAACGAATTCTTGATATAATGAACAAAAAAATAACGGTAGATGAGATAATTTCAGGATTACGCAGATTAAAAGATGTAGGAATTTTACCAACAGTATCAATTATGGTAGGACAATATACAGAAACCATGGAAGATGCTCAACAATCAATGGATTTAATGCTCAAAACCCTGAGATACAATAAAAATATTCAATATGCCTTTACTATTGCTACTCCATTTCCTGGAAGTGAACTTTATGATATAGCTCTTCAAAAAGGACTTTTAAAAGATCACTATGATTTTTATAAAAGGTTTGATTCTGTAAAACAAATGT
This sequence is a window from Candidatus Melainabacteria bacterium RIFOXYA2_FULL_32_9. Protein-coding genes within it:
- a CDS encoding NAD-dependent epimerase, whose amino-acid sequence is MSIILVTGSAGLIGSESVKFFHSKDYKIIGIDNDMRAYFFGKEASTFWNNEKLQQELDNYKHFNIDIRDYTELEKIYQAYNKDIAGIIHTAAQPSHDWAAREPITDFTVNANGTLNLLELTRKYCPDAVFIFTSTNKVYGDTPNHLPLIELETRWEVDPHHPFAKDGIDESMNIDNSKHSLFGVSKVAADVLVQEYGKYFGMKTVAFRGGCLTGPSHSGAELHGFLAYLILNAVKNKEYTVFGYKGKQVRDNIHSKDLINAFWHYFQNPKSGEVYNIGGSRYSNISILEAINFIEDIAGYKLKHKISEQARVGDHIWYINNVNKFKKHYPAWEYEYDIKKILTEMINAAEHKIFAK